One Pseudomonas muyukensis DNA segment encodes these proteins:
- a CDS encoding MliC family protein yields MKALLALLALAPLAGCSLLQPAKPAPADNWTRWVCDSQAEVLWRFADAQQDAVDVRLGGADQVYRLKAEPGASGALYSDGMLAFHTKGEEGLVYWVATNDLIGRGCKAP; encoded by the coding sequence ATGAAAGCGCTACTGGCCCTGTTGGCCTTGGCACCCCTGGCAGGCTGCTCGCTGTTGCAACCGGCCAAACCCGCCCCGGCGGATAACTGGACCCGCTGGGTCTGCGACAGCCAGGCCGAAGTGCTCTGGCGCTTCGCCGACGCACAGCAGGACGCGGTCGACGTGCGCCTTGGCGGCGCTGACCAGGTCTACCGGCTCAAGGCCGAGCCGGGCGCCTCGGGCGCGCTGTACAGCGATGGCATGCTGGCCTTCCACACCAAGGGCGAGGAAGGCCTGGTGTACTGGGTGGCGACCAACGATCTGATTGGGCGGGGCTGCAAGGCACCGTGA